Part of the Cohnella candidum genome, GCGGCTACGCCCATGTCATGCGTAATGAGCAGCATGGACATCCGGAACTCCTTCTTCAGCTGAAGAAGCAGATCGAGGATTTGCGCCTGCACGGTTACGTCCAGCGCGGTCGTCGGTTCATCCGCGATCAACAGCTCCGGATTGCAAGCCAGCGCCATGGCGATAACGACGCGCTGGCACATCCCGCCCGACATTTCGTACGGATATTGGCGGGCCCGCACCTCGGGATCGGGGATCCGAACCTTCCGCAGCATGTCGACGCTTTGCCGCCACGCCTCCTTATCGCTCAGCTTCTTATGGGTGCGCAGCGACTCGGCGATTTGCTCGCCTACCGTGAACACAGGATTGAGCGCGGACATCGGGTCCTGGAAAATCATCGTGATCCGGTTCCCCCGGATCCTCATCATGTCCTCCTGCCGTTTGCCCACGAGGTCTTCTCCGTCGAACAACGCTTCTCCTTCCGTAATGACGCCGCCCGCGTAATCGATCAACCGCATGACGGACAGCGCCGTCACGCTTTTGCCGCTACCGGATTCGCCGACGACGCACAGCGTTTTCCCTTTCTCGATGTCAAGCGAGATTCGGTCG contains:
- a CDS encoding ABC transporter ATP-binding protein, producing the protein MAEKILEIRNLTTGFLTDRGMVKATDRISLDIEKGKTLCVVGESGSGKSVTALSVMRLIDYAGGVITEGEALFDGEDLVGKRQEDMMRIRGNRITMIFQDPMSALNPVFTVGEQIAESLRTHKKLSDKEAWRQSVDMLRKVRIPDPEVRARQYPYEMSGGMCQRVVIAMALACNPELLIADEPTTALDVTVQAQILDLLLQLKKEFRMSMLLITHDMGVAAEVADRIAVMYAGAVVEEGTVAEIFERPRHPYTIGLLQSIPGLEGERGGELYTIKGSIPPMSKIPPGCRFHPRCPYAMDVCRTNEPALRQSLTGHKAACWLDDTGADDPRPGKPNNREAKVTIASRPEVGQP